The sequence below is a genomic window from Clostridium putrefaciens.
CCTAAAAGCAAAATTAAACATATATGAATATTTTATATCAAAAGGCATGAAAAAGAAAGAGGTGTAATATCTATAGGATATATTATATAAATAGTAGGAAAATTTAATATCTATATATATAGTGTACATTACTACATTATATAAAGAGATAAAATGATTTTGTATCTTTATACAATAAGTTAACGTATAATTAGTATGTATAAAAAATTATATAAATTATAACATTAATAAAAGAAATATATAAGTTTGTTTATATATTTTTAAAAAACTACATATTCTGAGGTGAAAGATTGATGAAAAAGTTCATATATGGAATAATTACTATTAATGTAATAGTAATAGTAATCTTTGCTGCTACTTATAGATTTGGAATAGTTAAAAGTTCAGCAATTGTTAGAGAAAAAGAAAGTAGCGAAAAGTATTTAAATATTGTTGTTACAAGCAAACCCCTTTATTATGTTGTAAAAGATATAGCAGGGGATAAACATAATGTTGAATACATGTTTAAAACTGAAAAAGACATATGGGAATATAAGTATACAGAAGACTCAATAAATAATATAGAGAAAAAAGATTTGTTTTTTTATAATGGAGCTAATTTAGAGCCTTGGATTGATTCATTCACAGCTAAATTGAAAAAAGATAAATTATCAACAATAAATGTTTCAAGAGGGGTAAAACTAAATTTACTTGATAATCCTAGAAAATATGGTGATAAAGAAATAAAAGAAAATCCTTATTATTTGTTAGGTATAGAAGAATATAAAATAGCATTATCTAATATAAAAAATTCAATAGAAGAAAAGGATCCTGTTAATAGACAATTTTATGAAAAGAATTATGAAAAGAAATTAAAAGAAATTTATATAGCGGAAGAAGAAATGAAAGTGTCAATTAGTAAATTGAATCATTATTCACTAATTTTGAGCAAGGATGAATTTGATTATGGTTTAAATTCCTTTAATTTAACTAATATTAGATTAAAAGAATTTGATAAAGATATTTCAAATAAGATACTAAAGAATCAAAAAGCTATAATTATTTTAGAAAAAGATGAATCGTTAAATGAAGATATTCAATATACAATGAAAGATAATAATTCTCAAGTAATTTATCTGGAAAAATATAATGGAGACAAAGATTATATAAATATAATAAAAGATAATATGGAAATCATTAAAGAAATTAAAGAAATTAAAGAAATTAAAGAAATTAAGTAATATATTTCAGATATAAATGATTTGAAGAAATAGTTTGAATTTACAGAATGTTTTAATGTATAATAACTATATATTACTAATTCTTAGATTTTATGATAATTCACTTAAAAGGAGATGGGAAAATGTTAGTAAAAAATATAATGTTAGCTAAAGAAAAGCTTATTACAGTGAGTCCAAAAATTACAATTGGCCAGGCTCTCGAAATTATGAGTGAAAATAAATTTTTATCTTTACCAGTAGTAGAAGGGGATAAGTTCTATGGGGCAATATCAAAGGATAGAATTTATGAATTTTATTATGAAAAATGCGAAGATAAACAATGCTTTTTGTCTGATTTTAATGTAGAAGTGGTTATGAGAAAAGATATACCAACAATATCACCTGTTGAGGAGATGGAAAAAGCAGTATACTTTTTAGAAATAATGAACATATCCTTTGTTGCTGTTATAAATGATAAAGGATACTTTGAGGGTATATTAACTCATCATGCAGTATTTGAGCAGTTTACATTACTGTTTGGGTTAAATAAGGGACAAAGATTAGCTGTTATGGCTTATGATGTTCCAGGACAAATTTCAAAACTTTCAAATGTACTTTCAGAGAATAATGCAGATATAATAAGCTTTGTAGTTGTAGATCCAAAAAGCGTTATAGATGTTATGGAAATCGTTGTAAGAATGAGAACAGACAATTTTGAGCTTATAGAAGAAAAAGTGAAAGACTTAGGCTTCAAAATAATATAACTATAAATTAAAAAGCCATCAGTAAATTCTGATGGCTTTTTAATTGTATATAAAACAATTATTTTGTCAACAAATGAAACCTTCATTCATAATATATAATATGAAACATTAATTGTACTTAAGGAGTAATAATAATTATAAATAAGTGCATTTATTTGATTCGTAATTATTATATATTCCTTGAAATATATAAAGGGAGAATATATGTATGAAGAATGAAGAGATAATAAGGCAGCTTTGTAATGATCCTGAAGGAATACGTTATATAGAAAACTTGATAATAAATCAGAATATATCAATAAGAAGCAATGGATGTAACAATGGATGTCACAAATGTAATTGTCAAAATAATTGTAATGATGATTTTGATATTTGGATTATATTGCTACTACTATTTTGTGGGTGTGGGTGTGGATTCTTCTTATAGTTGCCTTAGAATAAAGTAACTATAAGATATTTAGAGCTACAGATTAATATTAATAAGCAGTGTAAAATGCAGAATTAATATGAATATAAATAATAATAAAAAAGCTTATGAACATAAATGTTCATAAGCTTTTTGTTATGGCAGGGGTAGTAGGGCTCGAACCTACGACCAACGGTTTTGGAGACCGCTACTCTACCAATTGAGCTATACCCCTAAGCGACAATTAGAATTATACCGCATATTAAGAGATAATGCAATAGCTTTTTAATAAAAGATACGAATTATTTTTATTAAGTCTTAACTTATTATATTAAGTCTTAATTTATTATATGTGGTTACAAAACTAAACAGTATTAAATATCAAAATCTTTAATGATATAATTATAATAAAAAACATAATATAGATATAGGAGTTGTGATATGGAAAAGATAATATTTCACATAGATGTTAATTCAGCTTATTTATCTTGGAGTGCAGCAGATAAACTTAAAAATGGGGAAAAGTTAGATATAAGGCTTGTACCCTCTGTAATAGGAGGAGATGAAAACAGTAGAAGAGGAGTTGTTTTAGCTAAGTCTGATAAAGCAAAACATTTTGGGATAATTACAGGTGAAAGTTTATATTCAGCTAGAAAAAAGTGCAATAATTTAATTGTAATTCCTCCTAATTTTAAAATTTATGAAGAATCCAGTAAGAATATGTTTGAATTCTTGCAAAATTATACTCCTTATATACAAAAGTATTCTATAGATGAATGTTTTTTAGATATGGGAATTAATAAAAGACAAGATGCTTTAAAATTAGCTGAAATGATAAGAAAGGAAATAAAAGAAAAATTTAATTTTACAGTAAGTATTGGTGTAGCTACAAATAAGTTATTAGCAAAGATGGCATCTGAATTAAAAAAGCCTGATAAGGTTAATACAATATTTAAAGAAGAAATAGAAATGAAGTTATGGCACCTTCCTGTAGAAGAATTATTTATGGTGGGTAAAAGTGCAAAAAGAATCTTGAATTTAATGTACATATATACTATAGGTGAGCTTGCCAATAGTGATAAAGATTTAATTAAAGATAGATTAAAAGGTATGGGAGAACTTATATGGAACTATGCAAATGGAATAGATTTTAGCAAAGTAGAATATGATAAAGAAGATATTAAAAATATTAGTAATGAGATTACATTATCTACGGATTTATTGCGTAGAGAAAAAGCTCATAATGTAATTTTAGAATTAGCAGACAAGGTATCCTATAGATTAAGAAAAAATAAAAAATACTGTTATTCCATAAGCGTAAATATAAAAACAAATGAATTTAAAAGCTATTCTCACCAAAGGAAGATGTTAAATTCAACTAATTCAACAAAAGTAATATGTAAGGTAGCAATAGAACTATTTAATAGGTGTTGGAAGGGAGAACCAATTAGACTTTTGGGTATAAGTTTAAGTAATTTGACAGATACTTATACAGAACAACTTAGTTTGATTTCATTAAAAGATGGTAACGAAAAAGGTTCTAAAAGCAATGTTGATTCAATTTTAGATCATATGAGAGAAAAATATGGTAAAATATAGGATCGTCAATCTGGATTTATAAAAAATATGCAGGAATATGTCAAACGAAATATATTCAAACATATTGATTATAGTGATATAATTTAAAGAAATATCGAAAATTCAGAATTGGGTGTGAATATAACCATATGTATATAAGTTTATAGATATAATTATTAAGAGGTAATGATATGAAGCATAATTTAAGATATGTTATATTTTTAATTTCGATATATATAATAAGTACTATATTAGGTATCTACTTGTTTTCTTATAAATCAAACAAAGTAGAGCAAACAGATAGTGTAGTAGAAAATAAT
It includes:
- a CDS encoding metal ABC transporter substrate-binding protein: MKKFIYGIITINVIVIVIFAATYRFGIVKSSAIVREKESSEKYLNIVVTSKPLYYVVKDIAGDKHNVEYMFKTEKDIWEYKYTEDSINNIEKKDLFFYNGANLEPWIDSFTAKLKKDKLSTINVSRGVKLNLLDNPRKYGDKEIKENPYYLLGIEEYKIALSNIKNSIEEKDPVNRQFYEKNYEKKLKEIYIAEEEMKVSISKLNHYSLILSKDEFDYGLNSFNLTNIRLKEFDKDISNKILKNQKAIIILEKDESLNEDIQYTMKDNNSQVIYLEKYNGDKDYINIIKDNMEIIKEIKEIKEIKEIK
- a CDS encoding CBS domain-containing protein, coding for MLVKNIMLAKEKLITVSPKITIGQALEIMSENKFLSLPVVEGDKFYGAISKDRIYEFYYEKCEDKQCFLSDFNVEVVMRKDIPTISPVEEMEKAVYFLEIMNISFVAVINDKGYFEGILTHHAVFEQFTLLFGLNKGQRLAVMAYDVPGQISKLSNVLSENNADIISFVVVDPKSVIDVMEIVVRMRTDNFELIEEKVKDLGFKII
- a CDS encoding Y-family DNA polymerase — its product is MEKIIFHIDVNSAYLSWSAADKLKNGEKLDIRLVPSVIGGDENSRRGVVLAKSDKAKHFGIITGESLYSARKKCNNLIVIPPNFKIYEESSKNMFEFLQNYTPYIQKYSIDECFLDMGINKRQDALKLAEMIRKEIKEKFNFTVSIGVATNKLLAKMASELKKPDKVNTIFKEEIEMKLWHLPVEELFMVGKSAKRILNLMYIYTIGELANSDKDLIKDRLKGMGELIWNYANGIDFSKVEYDKEDIKNISNEITLSTDLLRREKAHNVILELADKVSYRLRKNKKYCYSISVNIKTNEFKSYSHQRKMLNSTNSTKVICKVAIELFNRCWKGEPIRLLGISLSNLTDTYTEQLSLISLKDGNEKGSKSNVDSILDHMREKYGKI